Genomic DNA from Desulfonatronum thioautotrophicum:
CCTGTAAAATCATTTTCATGACCGAGCAAAGCCTGCCTGAAATGGTAATTGCAATAGGATGTTCCGTCCTTGATCTGACTTTTTTCTTTGATCAAAAAATTGTTTTTGTACATGAAAATAGCATCAACATCGACAATAAATTTTTCTTTCAACATAACTTCTCTCCTGTTGTTATTGTTAAATATGAATTGAAATAGCAAGAGAATTATTCAAAATTCAATTCCCATAGATGCCATTCATCAGCCTGATTTCATCCCGCACCTGCTCTTGCAGTTCCAACGGTTCCAGAACACGCACATGTGACCCGCATTGGAGAATTTTCCAGAAAACTTCGCGAAAATCCGCCACTGGAAAGCTGAGTTCAAGCTGACCATCCGGGCGCGGGGTTGTGATTTGTTCTGGGTGCCAGACCTGCTCCTCAATATAGCGGGACATAAACGGGCTGAACAATAACCGCACTTCGCAGGTTTCCTTGCCCTGGTAGATGCCAAACGCGCCTTCCACATGGTGGCCCCATTCCTGTCTGGGCCGGGGGACGAACGTCGTATCCAGAATCCGCACGTCGTCCATGCGGCAAAGATAGAATTTGCGCCATCCTTCACGCAGCTCGCACCAGGCAATGAGCAGCCAGGACCCCATATAGTGCTGAAGATGATGCGGCTGGACCGTGCGCTCCACGCATTTTTTCATGGCAGCGGTATGATAGGCAAAGCAAAGGCTCCGGGTTTCCAGCAGGGCCGAGGAAACGAGCCGAAAGGTTTGGGCCTGGGCGGGCCGGTGGCCGTGCCAAAGGGCGGAAAAACCTTCCTCGATGCGCTGGATGGTCAGACACCGGCCTTCCAGGGCCTTGGCCAGTGAGTGTTCAAGACCTTTCACCGCCATGCTCACTGCGCCGCCAATGCTGGAAGACAAAAGCTTTCGGGCCAGCAGCAGGACCAGGATGTCTTCCTCGTTGAACCGGACAACGCTCAGAACGAAATCGGCTTCGCGATAGTAAAACCCGCGTTGCTGCGGATCGTACTCCAGCGGTGCATGC
This window encodes:
- a CDS encoding helix-turn-helix transcriptional regulator, with amino-acid sequence MSELQQMERILWFDQQIRAERLPNARTMAEQFEISTKTAQRTINFIRDRLHAPLEYDPQQRGFYYREADFVLSVVRFNEEDILVLLLARKLLSSSIGGAVSMAVKGLEHSLAKALEGRCLTIQRIEEGFSALWHGHRPAQAQTFRLVSSALLETRSLCFAYHTAAMKKCVERTVQPHHLQHYMGSWLLIAWCELREGWRKFYLCRMDDVRILDTTFVPRPRQEWGHHVEGAFGIYQGKETCEVRLLFSPFMSRYIEEQVWHPEQITTPRPDGQLELSFPVADFREVFWKILQCGSHVRVLEPLELQEQVRDEIRLMNGIYGN